Genomic DNA from Larus michahellis chromosome 3, bLarMic1.1, whole genome shotgun sequence:
attaaaacactgaaaattccATGTGAACACAAGAAAATGCTATTTTGCTGTGAGAGAGGTTGTGCGGTCTCCACCTGCAAGcatattcaaaactcaactggacgtGTACCTGAGtgacctgctctagctgaccctgcgggagcaggagggttggactggaCATCATGAGGTCCATTCCATGATAAACGATTCTGTTCAAAGTTTATTATTCTTAATTATTTGACGAGGTATTCTTTGTTGTCCTTAACAAGGTGCAGTGTGTTGTACTTGATGACAGGTTCTTATGTGTTCGAAACACAAAAGCTCACTCTTCCTGTTGGAGCATATGCATAATAAATCTTTGAATCTTTTGTGTTGCAAGTCTAAACTCTGGTCTTAATCTGAAATAATTCAAAGAGGTGGTTATAGATGACTATAGAATAATTTCTGTTGTATCGCTAGTCTTTGTTGTTTACAGGAGGGAGGTGTCACTACATAAACAAACTGTACAGCTGTTGAGGTGTATACACTTGCAGAATATTAAATGTTATGCTGCTTTCTAGAACAGGAATCAGAGACTGCTATGAGTCCacagacaaaatatttctaaTCATTGCTCTGGCTTACTGTTAATCATTGGTGTGTaaatctttttgttgttgggtatgggactttttttctttgtctgtgttTGTGGGGCGTTTGTGGCTgtgtttgtggggtgtttttgggttttttttgttctgcatttaaGTATGGTAAGCTTTCAAAATGTTAATGCTTAACTTTTGTGTAGGGTGTACAACTATGATCCGCTAACTCAGCTGAAAAACGTTCGGGCCAACTGCTATGGAAAATATATTGCCTTACGTGGTACCGTTGTGCGTGTCAGTAACATTAAGCCTCTCTGCACTAAGCTAGCTTTCGTTTGTGGCACATGTGGAGATGTTCAGAGTGTGCCTCTACCTGATGCAAAGTACACCCTTCCAACTAAGGTAAGGTAAAACGATTTAACTTAATACTTTTTCCGTTATCTCTAGTGATTTGAGAAAAAGCAGCAccactggctttaaaaaaaaataataaatctaatcTTTAAAGCTAGGTTAAACAACTGACACAtcagaaaaaattaaacttacCATGCAACTTTGTGTTACTGAATACCCTCGTTATTTGAAAAATGTATATCCTGCTGAAACAAAAGCAGTGTGTAGAAACTCCCTCAAATCTAGGAAAAACAATAAAcctcttttcatttccatttcactggTTATGTTTAAAAAGCCTCCTCCACCTTGCTGCAGTGGTTTTCTATGCTTagactgtgggttttttgtgggttttgtttacaactttctattttaatttcagtgtttttaatcTGGATTTAAAAAGTCATTAGACAAAGGAAAGTGCTCAGTTCATTTATGTTACCTAATGTGCTCAAGTGAAAAAATTATCTCCTCTGGAACATCTGcaagtattaataataataaaaaaaaaaccaaaccaaaaccccaacaacaccaacacaacaccaaaaccccaacaacaccaacacaacaccaaaaccccaacaacaccaacacaacaccaaaaccccaacaacaccaacacaacaccaaaaccccaacaacaccaacacaacaccaaaaccccaacaacaccaaaaccccaacaacaccaacaacaaaaccaaaccaaaaccccaacaacaccaacaacaaaaccaaaccaaaaccccaacaacaccaacaacaaaaccaaaccaaaaccccaacaacaccaacaacaaaaccaaaccaaaaccccaacaacaacaacaacaaaaccaaaccaaaaccccaacaacaacaaaaccaaaccaaaaccccaacaacaacaacaccaaaccaaaaccccaacaacaacaacaccaaaccaaaaccccaacaacaacaacaccaaaccaaaaccccaacaacaacaacaccaaaccaaaaccccaacaacaacaacaaaaccccaacaacaacaaaaccaccaaaaaaccccacccaaacaaaaaaccccaacccaaacaccaaacaaacaaaaaataaacaacctcccaaaccaacaaataaacaaaatcacccactgcctccccttcccccccaacaCCCAAAAACTCACAACAGTTCGCCCAGGGGATCATACAATTCAGCTGTATTTGCTCTAACAACTATGAGTCAGGGTTCAGCTATCTGCGCTTGATAGCTCTTCAATAATTATGTACGTGCTAATTTGTAGTCCTAATTTAGctagctttttttctgaaatggttttAGTCAATCACATTGCtttgctgtcttctttttttttttttttttaaaccaaataagGCAATTCcaaattatgattttaaaaaaggttgTAAATGAATTAGAATTACTGTTGTTACAGTGCCTTGTTCCCGAGTGCCGTGGCCGGTCCTTCACAGCTGACAGAAGCTCTCCTTTAACCACTACAGTGGACTGGCAGTCTGTTAAGTAAGCGCATCGTCCCTTCTGCACAAAAATGTAATGCAACAGGGTAATCAGAAAGTGACAGGATGGCTCGTTCCATGTTACACTGTGTAATTTTAATAATCTTATGCTTTTGTGGCAAGCACTCTTCAAAATTTGTATTACAAAGCAGTTGTTTTATCTGAGCACTAGTATACTTTGTATATTAAACCTACCTTGGAAACTCCTCCTACCATGACTGAGTTCTTTGAGAAATGTTCGGTTTGTGGTCTTTGCAGTTTTTCTAATTGCAtctattatttaattatttcctttaatgagCTGAAAGTCAGCTAGAAAAGCCCTATTAAATTACATTGGTCAGCTGTCACAGttgaatgaaataaaagtaaactTGAGGTTTAAAAATCTTGGTTTGACGTGATATTGTGTCCCCCAGTCCTTAAGTTACATTCAGTAGAAGGAAATGGTGCTGCGCCTGCCCATTTTTCTACTTTCTATGTCTAATCAGCGAGTAGGTATGCCTAACATTTCTGATGCCTTTGCTGTGGGGGGACAAGTTACTGTTTCTACAGAAATTAACAATGTTAAAGTGTGGGAATGTGGAGGGTGGATCAGGTTTTCATCATTTCCATCCTAGTATCCGTTATCAGCACTATGGCCGTCCTACTGTTGCCCCACAATATGCATTCAGAAGAGTTTGATGTGTTTCTTGTCCATCCCGTTAGCTTACTGCAGTACGGGTGTTAGCTTGGAAAAAATAGGAGTCTGCTTACTTTTTCCTACTTCTTACATTCATATTCTGTAAGTTCACGTGCTCTGTATCAGAAGTCTTATTGTACCAAATAGCAtctaaatatgtttttcttgATTAATGTTCTGTaataaaagtcatttaaaaattaattaaaaaaaacagcactGATGTTCTTGTCAGCAGCTCTAGATGGTGCTGTTTATTGCAGCTTCTTAAGAAAAGCTTGACTCTGAGCTTCAAGGAAAACTACGAGAGCTCTAAGTGCAGAGCCAAAACTGGAACCTTTTAAAGAACTTGTTAGTTGCTAGCCTTTTACAACTATACAAAGAGTGAGCTGCTGTTCTTGGTATGGTCTGAGGAATTTCTTGGGCTTTGCTATGGTTAAAATGCCAATTAAGCACTTATCAGAGCTATAATGTCTGACATCTTGATTTTTGTGTATGAGGTCCATCTTATTTCACGTGCTGGAATTGTTTCTACATGAACATGCTCATCAGTGCTAGAAGACACGAATTTCAACAGTGTTTATTATTTCTGGAGCTCATAATTGCTGTCTTTCTGGGTTTAATGCATAATGTATACCCATTTATtaaaatcagaactgaaaaagCTTGTTTCTCCAAATTCAGCACTGCTGTTGCTAGTGTTTATCAGGGCATTTCTGCTGTCCTCCTTTTCAATTTGGAAAGGATTGGTTGGAAGCACGCAGCCGTCAATCTTGTACGCTGTAATTAATTGGAAATCCTTGTGTCTTGCAGGGTGCAAGAGCTCATGTCAGATGATCAGCGAGAAGCAGGCCGAATCCCTCGCACAATCGAATGTGAACTGGTTCAAGATCTTGtggacagctgtgtcccaggaGATATGGTCACAATTACAGGGATAGTTAAGGTGTCGAGTACTGAGGAAGGTAAAATACATCATTTGAGAACACCTTTTTCTAATGATTACACAAGAACAACAGCCATCCCCCTTAATGTGAGCTCTCCAAGTTGTAAATGCATGAAGTGTATATTTTTTCAGAAGTTCACAGAGTTTTATAATGAGGAGTCATTTTGAAGAAACCCAATGAGCACTGTCTGTAACGTCTACTGATAGGGGCTTTCGCAACCCACTGGTGTAGACACAACTACGGTCCTGAATGTGAAATGCCAGTCTGACATCTGATGTTTTAGTATGTCAGCTGATAGGAAAGCCATCTCTGGACCACTGATGTAAGGGGGTCATCCTTATTTCCTAAAGTCCTTCcgagagacttcttttttttttttttctttttttcattttcttttctccaacatTAGGCTGTAATAGAATATATTGCAGAGAACTGCAGTACCGATGTACTCTGAGATCACATTCTCTGCTCAGTAATCATTGGAGAATATAGAAAATGATGAATTATTAAGCTATGTGTTTAGTTCTTCTGcaccatggatttttttttcatgtaagtattgagtgaaaacatttttatattcaaCCTACATTTGACTAGAATaatgtaataatttaaaattcctGGAAAACTTCATTTATTCTGGGAGAAAATTCTCTCTAGACACACACACCCTCTTAATCCAGCAAAATACTTCATTGTGTACCTACATTGAGGGAACTTAAAGAAACTTAGTTACTTTTTATCAACTTTTGAAAATGTAGGTGTTCAAGTGCCTATATATGAACATTTTGCACGTGGCTGTATTGAATATTTCTTAACTAACCTCTGTCATTTGTAAATAACATCAGTACTTCATGATGTAAAAAGTATTCCTTCATCCTTTCTCAATTTTTCTAATAGGAGCTTCTAAAAATAAGAATGACAAGTGTATGTTCTTGTTGTACATTGAGGCAAATTCTGTCAGCAACAGTAAAGGCCAAAAACTGAAGAATTTTGATGATGAGACTTTTCAAAGATCGTTCATGGAGTTTTCACTTAAAGACCTCTATGCTGTTCAAGAAATTCAAGCTGAGGAAAATCTGTTCAGGCTTATCGTGAAGTAAGTTGTGTCAGACCTAGAGGGAGTCTAGGATTAGACTTCTGAATCGACATAACCAACGTCAGACAGATGTGAGAGCTAATCTTAAAGCTGTGAAATGTCCAGGGCTTGTGCAACAGATACCACAGAGATTTAACAAACGTTAGTGAGCAAGAAGCTTGGGAGGAAGTGAAAGTATTGCAGTGGGGATGTTAACGCTCTAGGAGGCATTTAAGGATATGGGGAATTTAGGAGTGTTTCAGCTCAACCCCGAGATGGAAAGCCATGGGTAAAAAGGgcaattaattaattttgctCCTCACTGAGAAAATTCAACTCTCAAAcactatttttacttttctacAGCAGAGAAAAGAGGTGGAAGAACTGAGCAGAGGGTATGAAAGACCCTCAGTTCAGACCAAGAAGTAATCTTCTAGCTGGGGTGTCCCTCAGGTCCTCCCAGTGGAGGCAAAGAAGACAAAACCAGCACCTTTAAAGGGAGGGTTACTTGATAATGATAAGAACGAGTGCAGAAACCACTGGGAAACAGGTTCTCGTCTGTGTTTGTGCAAACTcaaatgaaagggtttttttatcatttcaAGCATACCTGGTTATCTGAAAATTTAGAGAAATTtgatgctgcttttacatttaaacTGATTCTGCTGTAAATTCTGCAACAACTAACAAAAGACATATAGAAGTTTTCTGTGATAAGGGAGATGGAGCAAGTGATTATTTAATAGTAATACAAGATTTATATTCCACTTATGTTATAGTGTTCCTTGTTTTTTCAGCTCTCTTTGTCCTGCAATCTACGGCCATGAGGTAAGTAATTTAACAGCTCAGCTTGCAAATTCAGTTTGAAGTGTTTATGCCACAGTAAACTCCTAAAGGATTTATAACATTTCTCTGGGGTGAGGGGAATGGGCAGTGGCTATATTTACAGATGACTGGGTGTCACACACCTGTAAGTTCAGCCATCCAGAAGGAAAGGGTTATTACAGCCAATGGTAGGGAGCTGTCGGTATCAGTCACCATGATCAAATACTCATTAGTGTTGGTATGTTCCACTACAGATTGTAAAGGCAGGTTTGGCCCTCGCGTTATTTGGAGGATGTCAGAAGTTTGTAGATGACAAGAACAGAATCCCGGTGCGAGGAGATCCACATGTTCTGGTTGTTGGAGATCCAGGATTAGGAAAAAGTCAAATGTTGCAAGTATGGGTTGGTTTATTTCTATTGTCTGAGAAAACCAAAGCTGTGTCGGAGATGGAGTTTTTtcgtttgtttgcttgtttttttatttattcagtgcTCAGTGCCTGTCACATACCTGGTACCGAACAAATATGCTTTGGGtgttatcttttaaataaaatagaggCACCAGTAACTCTACAGATTTACTGGGAAAGCCCAGCTATAACTGTATTCTGGGCAAATTTAACTGCAGCGTGTCTGTGTTCAAGCTTACTATGCTTTGCTAGTTCCTGTTTCAAACTGTAAGCTGCTTTCTGGATATAGAGGCCTGGAGAAGACGAGGACTGTCCTTTATGCCCTCGCTGTGGGTAGAACTATGTGTGTTCCTCTGAAGCAGCTTGTGTTGGGCACTAGGACAAGATGTTAGTCTAAAGAGACCTTGGGGTCTCAAGATACAGAAATTATATATCTGCAGTTCTGTGGTGGATAGCATGTCCCCAAGCATTTCAACATACTTTGAAACGTAAGTGCTATGCTCAAGGTCTTAGTAGCTTTGATAACACAGGAGACATTGCTGTGCAACAAGTATTGTGACCAAGTTATTCCTACTATTCCTGTGACTAAAGTTTTGCAGAAGTAGATCTTTTGGGGTTGCAAGGCGTTATAACTTTACTGTCGGGCCACACTAagtagaaagaaacaaatttggGTTTACGTTTAATTGTTTCTCTAGAATAAGGCTTACGAAATTCTTCACCTTGGGTagggaaaaattatttatttctcttctaggCAGTATGTAACGTTGCTCCTCGTGGTGTGTATGTTTGTGGTAATACTTCCACCAGCTCTGGCCTGACTGTTACACTGTCTAGAGATGGGGCTTCTGGAGATTTTGCCTTGGAAGCTGGTGCTTTAGTGCTTGGAGATCAAGGTAATACCTGTAATGCTACAAGTTTTGTGTGACCGCGTGTGGGGTATGCTGCTGAGTCTAAGATTAACTACAATGTTTGCATAATTGGGgactaaaaatgtaaatttgaaataTGATATTGGCTTTCCACACCTTGGGAAGTTCTGAGCTTTTCCAGTTACTTCTCTGGAGGTGCTTCCTGCTTCCCTAGGGCTTAGGATGTGTGTGAAACTGGAGTTCTGCAATTCATATACCACCCTTACTGTGTCAAAGCACTAGGATTTTCTTATTGAGAAATCTCTGACTCAAGGGCAGCTGCTGGACTcttactgtttttgaaaaatagCTGGCTTATGAGATTTGTCATCtatgtctatttttaaaaagcttgtatTGTCATCTTAATGTGTAATCACGACATTGATTCCGCAAGCCAGGCCAGCTTCTTAATTGTTCAGCTGTGGCaccatgaaaggaaaacaaaccttgCTGAAATGGAGACTTGGTCCGATGTCTCCTGCAGTCGCCAGGACTCTAGATTGGGCTTCTGATGTAGCACTGGATTGTAGCATACGCTTGTCCATGAGCTAACGTGTTTTCTAATAAGTCTTTGTCCTGTGTTAATTGCTTCTAGGAATTTGTGGAATAGATGAATTTGATAAGATGGGAAACCAGCATCAGGCTTTGTTGGAAGCCATGGAACAGCAAAGCATCAGCCTTGCCAAGGCTGGCATTGTTTGCAGTTTGCCAGCTCGGACGTCTATTGTTGCTGCGGCAAACCCAGTTGGAGGACATTATAACAAAGCCAAAACAGTGTCTGAGAACTTAAAGTGAGCACTTTCTAAAATGCTGTTTATGTAGCTCACGTTCGGGAGCAGGTGCTTTTGGCAGTCTTGTTTTTGCATGTAATTGCTTTCTAGTTCCCTGGGGCTTGAACACAAACTTactgtagtaattttttttgtggctttcgAGAGAGAAATTGCTGTTCTACTTTATTCTGAATGAGTGGGATGGGAGCAGAGTTGCTCTAATTTTTTCACTTCTTGATGAGCactgtgtggttttgttgtctttGCTCTAGAATGGGGAGCGCTTTATTGTCGAGATTTgatctggttttcattttgctggaCACCCCAAATGAAGATCATGATCACTTGCTGTCTGAGCATGTGATGGCAATCCGAGCGGGAAAGCCGGCAGCATGCAGCAGCGCTGTTGTGACTCGTACCAACACGCAGGATCGCTCTGTTCTCGAAGTTGTTTCAGATCGACCGCTGCTTGAAAGACTAAAGGTAGGACTTGTCCCGTGACTGTTGCTATGCCCCTTCCCATGGTGTTCCTTGCACTGGGACCTGGCAGCCCCAACCTGCTGGATGTCCTGTCTCCCACTCCCATTCTTCTCTTGATAATTGCCTCTGAATTAAGAGAGCAAGCATTTAAAGCTCCAGCCACTGGTTTCTACCAATCGTCTGTTGTAGCTAACATTATCCACCCTGCTGGAGCTGCTAAAGATGTGTCTCAAGCCATCTTCATCTCCACACAGAATAGAATTTATTAGCTgagctggttggtttttttt
This window encodes:
- the MCM8 gene encoding DNA helicase MCM8, with the protein product MSRDVRGGRGAARGRGPQGWRGGWRGGWRGGWRGGGQKGQWSRMPEPVRSRLVQSTLDQFIPYKGWKLYFSEAYADKSPFVQKTQAFEKFFMERIELYDKDEIERKGSILVDYKELIQDKELTKSIPNISTELRDMPQKILHCMGLAIHQVLTKDLERHAAELQVQEGLPLDGEPIINVPLIHARVYNYDPLTQLKNVRANCYGKYIALRGTVVRVSNIKPLCTKLAFVCGTCGDVQSVPLPDAKYTLPTKCLVPECRGRSFTADRSSPLTTTVDWQSVKVQELMSDDQREAGRIPRTIECELVQDLVDSCVPGDMVTITGIVKVSSTEEGASKNKNDKCMFLLYIEANSVSNSKGQKLKNFDDETFQRSFMEFSLKDLYAVQEIQAEENLFRLIVNSLCPAIYGHEIVKAGLALALFGGCQKFVDDKNRIPVRGDPHVLVVGDPGLGKSQMLQAVCNVAPRGVYVCGNTSTSSGLTVTLSRDGASGDFALEAGALVLGDQGICGIDEFDKMGNQHQALLEAMEQQSISLAKAGIVCSLPARTSIVAAANPVGGHYNKAKTVSENLKMGSALLSRFDLVFILLDTPNEDHDHLLSEHVMAIRAGKPAACSSAVVTRTNTQDRSVLEVVSDRPLLERLKILPGENFDAIPHQLLRKYVGYARQYVHPNLSPEAAQVLQEFYLELRKQNQGVDSTPITTRQLESLIRLTEARSRLELREKSTKEDAEDVIEIMKYSMLGTYSDEFGKLDFERSQHGSGMSNRSQAKRFVSALNSIAERTYNNLFDLQQLRQIAKELQIRVSDFESFIGSLNDQGYLLKKGSRIYQLQTM